The Vigna unguiculata cultivar IT97K-499-35 chromosome 1, ASM411807v1, whole genome shotgun sequence nucleotide sequence AATGAGAGAGATATCTTTGCCCACATGTATTCGTTATCTATCTTTATACAAAAATACCATAGTGTAGTCAGAACATTACAGAGGTCCAAATCATAGACTATAAAAAATGTTCAGAAAACTCCATAACAAGGTCTCCatcaataaacaaaaacaagtaGTAACATAAATCAGTAATCACTTCACCTCAATATCAGAAACCATTTGAGGGGGTAGGGTAGGTTCAAACTCCCATTTGAGAAACTTCACTGCATCTGATTAAACACCAAGTTGATTGAACACAAGTTAATTTCAACTCACAGcctacaaaattacaaatttaactacTACCACGAAGTTCAAAAGTTCAAAAACAGAAAATCCTATGACATAATGAAATGCAAATCCACAAAATCTGGTGCTGAACAATGAAAGCAAAGCAGGTTCCATATGTAGTTTGTGCAGTATCCATGAATCAGAGCATGCAATCAGTTCTTGCAGGCAGTCTTCTGAAGAAGTTGAGAGGCACCGAAGGAAGCTTGTGGCGGAACCTGGGGTGTCTCAATACATAGATTCCAGTGAGAAGTGCCACAACCTGGAATGGAGTGACATAGAGAACAATGGCAGCAACCAGACAGAAAATCACAAAGAGTGCAGTTGCTCTTGGGTCCCTCCAGCTGAGCAAAGATTGCAGCCTCTCCCCTTGTGTGGCCAAATCACCAACCACTGTCTGAATCCTCCCAGCAATGCTTCTAAGCCGATCATATCTCATTCTCACGATGTCTGAATGTCTGGTGGTTGGGAATGTGTCAAACTCTTCATCAAGTTCATCTGGGTGAGCAGAATCTGCATGAGAGAGACGAGTGTCCATGTGAGGAGGGTGTCTTGGCCTCCATCTATAGTACCAAACTCCAATCAAGAAGAGGTATAGGAATATTGTAGGTAAGATAAGCTCAGGGTACATGACCAATATTATGAACAGGATATGGATCAGAACTGTTGTGATTGGATTTTTCCAATTGCAGATTTGGTCAAACCATTTTCCTACAGCTATTAGTCCACTCAAAACTCCCATGATCCTGAAAAAGTTGGCCTTGCTTCTTCTCATGCTCCACATGTGGGAACCCACATCCAGCATATATTCCACTATCTCCTTTCTCAAGGGTGGCTCCGCACGACTCAGTCTCATTGAAACAATCTGAGTAGCTTGATGCCTCAAATTGTCAAGCTGGCTAACAGTTAGTGGGTGAATATAATGCATCTTAGGCAACAAAGGCAGTGAATACATGTGCATCATGTTAAGCAAAGAAGAACAAGTAAACCTTACAGCCAAGTGGATTTCACCCATTTTCTTCACCCCATTTGGATGAAGAACTAGAAGAGGATACGAATGTGTATACACACGGTCAGTCTCAAGGGTGGAAAGACGGATTCTTACCTTCCCAATTTTCGAATCTTTTGCTCCTCCGCCCTTATCACCACCATGCAAATGACAGTTATCAAAGACACCGATTGTAATCACAGTGCAAGGATCAAAAACCTCCCAAGTATATTGCTCATTCCACCGGGGTGCAAAGCTATCAATGATTGTCCTTGTCCTCACCCACTTCTGCCCATACTTTGCTACACAATATGCATCTGTTGTTCCCTTACCATCTTTTGTCTTCATTGGCATCAAACCCTGAGCATTCAATATCCCCAGTTCAAGAACTCCAATGCTGGACTTCCACAGCTGTTTCGCAGTTGGGCGAAGATCACTGCTGTAGTGAGTCGATTCGTCCAAAACATGATAACCACCTTCCAGACAGATCCTCATATGAATCTTGCTTGAAAACTTGatctccttcttcttttctccTTCCATTATAACAACGTGCTTTTCAATGTTATACCACTTGGTATTCACAGGTTTGTAATCCAGTCTCCGCTCCACCATCTGTAAAGGAATTGCACACCTCCCAAGCGATTCCTCCTTGTTAGGGGCAACTCTGTCTTCCACACTCAAAATCAGAGGCTCCTCGAATGGTTCAGCAGCCACAAACATCATATCCTCATTCCACATTGGATTGATGGTCCTGCTCTGAGAGATTCTAGTCCTCAAGGTCTGATTTCCCAGAGAAGCCTTAACAAAAACTTCAGGGTACCTACCCTTGTCACTCGGCTGCAGGTCTTGCGCCTCTATCACATTAACCCTCAAATACCAAAGCTTAGGAGACAGATACACCTTCGATCTAATGTTGGCAAGAGCATCAGTCCCACTAACCGTCGCAGCATCGGAGTGCCATGCTTCGGGAAATGCTTCATCAGCCTGTGTGCCCATCCAAACAGCAAGCATTAGCTCCCCCTTTGCCTTATCACCCTTCCTATCCTCCAATCTATACCACTGCGGCGCGAGAGGACTATCCGGTGGAACACGCTTTGGAACCTCATTCAGGTCGAACAACACCCGACCGATGAAATCATCCCTCACAACATCCTTATCCTTCACAGTCACCTCCAGAATGGAAGCCTGAATGCGGTCCTTCGAGAAAGCAAAAACCTGGTTCCATTCAGGATTACTCTTCTTCTCGAAGTGCCGTGTGGTGCCTTTGTAGTTCCCCAACTTCACTTCAGTATAAGGGTCACAACTGCCGGTGACATCCTTTGCAGGTAAATCCTTAGCCTTCACGACCCTCACGTAAAGGTACTGCATTTGCTCGACAAGGTCATATGTGCTTGTAAGCTTGTCGCCGGAGACCTTTCCCCCACCAAGGTGGGGCTTGGTCTCCTTCAACAGAAAATCTTCCGGTGGAGGCCTCTGCATCTTCTGGCTTCAAAGAACCCAaagaccttttttttttctcaaaataacAACGGAAGCTGTGGCACACACAACTATTTCAAATCTTCAATGTTCCACACTTCCTTCCACTCGTAGGAAGGAACAGTTGTgctttaaaagaaataaaagcaCAACGGTTCCGAGGAGCCTAAAAAAGAGAAACACGGTCAAATAGCCGTTACAGGCTGGCAAATCGAGTAGCCTAAATATTTGGGAAACTTTAAAACACACAAACCACACTAGTTAAGAGAActcaaatataataatgaatgCATAAATAAACAGAGTTGCAAGCGTAGATCTACGATAACACCATGTGTGTGGAAGGTTAAGATTGTAGATCGGACGGATTCTGTTTAGTAAAAGCACAAAAATCACGAGACCAAAACGTACTTTAATCCATAAAATACGGACACAAAAATTCTGAACCTAGATTATCCCAGGTAGCTGCCGACAGAATGTACCATGAAACGAAGGAGTTCCACTCAAAAGTTTCACACTTTCTGCATTCTGAGACACTCCTTCAACAACTTATTTTCCGGAAACAAACATCACCATCGGATTACCTTTACTTCTCTAGTTTCAGCACTTTCCACACCACCCAACTCACCCACAgaaattttaaccaaaaaaaaacaagaaaaaaaaagtagaaaaaatatctatataCTGATCATACGCAGGTTTGTGCTCCTCTCATTCTGAGAGattttacaataactttttttaccGAATGGGTGCTTCTAGTtcagcaaaaagaaaaaaccttGAAAATTTTGGGTAGCACCCAACTGGTGGAgtagaagaagagagaaagataAAGGAGGGATTTTTAGATTTAAGAAGTACAATGCTGAGATGTTGTTACCTTTGAGAAGATGGGTTTCTTGAGAAATGGGGATGGGTTTGTTAggttttttttcaaataaagcaGAAAAATGGTGGTGTTGTCTGTGAGATGGAAGAGATAAGGGTGAAGAAGAGGAAAGGAGAAAAGAGGGTGTGTGCTTTTTGGTTTTTGGTTTTGCGTTTGGTGGTGGTGTGGGGCTAGGATCTAATGAATCTATGCAAAATATACACAGAAGTTGCCCTCTTTGCTTTTTGCACAGTGCTGGCTGGACCTCTGTTGTTGTACAGGGTGGTGGAGGGGCGGTGGACCCGCCTCAAGCGTGCCAACCAATACGGTCGGTACTCACACGTGTGTTCGCTTCCCTAAGTAACTCCATCACAATTCACTCATATAtgttcatttttcttattttactcttcattgaaaataaaacgtcatatttattaaaaaaatagtatttgaaaataatttagacaaaaaaaaattaattaatttatataaaataaattaaaacttattacttttaaatgtaaaaattttaaaaatgtatattattttaaattagaaaaaaaggtACTTAAATTTGAATTCTATTTCTTGTcatttaaataacatatattcAAATGAATTAAACAAGTTTGAGTGCAGAAGGTTAATTTacaattcattaaaaatatctaGTTAAAGTTCATTACTGTCTAGTCGTTGTACTTTAATGAATAGCTCTTTCAcatcttaaatttatgattacTAAGCCTTGCGAAAGATAAGAggtatttttttagttattcgTAAAAATGTTAAGATACACACCttgataatttttcttttttaccgttaaaatttttttcaaattagaaaatcaagaagagaaagaaacgCTAAATAAGAGAAATggttttaaacaattaataaaaagtatacCAAAAAATTCATGTAAAATACAATGGGGAATAGAGGTTGAATAAAAAAGTTGGAAGATAGTGTGAAAAGTAAtaaacaattttgaaaacagTTAATCTGTTGACAAATCAAAAGAAGTTACAATTTCCAAAacgatattttaaataataaaaactaatcatttaattatatctaTGCGGTTATTTTCCATTACAAacatttatttatctatttttacactttatttataattaaacagTAATGACTCATTAATACATCAacagttatttattattatatattttaataaaataacatttattgtATGAGGAAACACAGTTGAAAATGAAGTGGTATTTGTTTGAAACTCCTGGAAGCTTACATAAGTTACGTGAGTTACATAGACTTCTTTCTTTCTAATACAGAAAcctatttcataataaaattttcttgaaaaaacaaataaaatggaagGATAATTGTGATGGGTCCACATAAATGGTTTGAAAGTAAAAGTGAAAAAGTTAATGGAGAAGGATAAGGATGAAATTTAAGGGTGAGAGTATTGGAGTATTATTTATTGACGACGCTGGAAAATTGGGTAAGCTATGCATTTACATTGAGTAGATAAAGCAACAATGGCGTCTTGGGTGACCCACTAATCATGCTTCTTTTGAACTAACAATAGCGATTGAAGAAATTGAGTGGACAAGCTTCTTCACCATTTATTCTGCATTATTTCTGAATCGGTTATGgctttttattattctttcgAAATTTGCACAAACCATGAACCCCAACACTAAACTTACTCAACTGCTCTAATTAGTCTTTGGCGTTTAATCAATTTAGACCTAAACACACCAAATAATGCATGTATTATGGGCACGTTGTAAACTACGTGACCTAATTCTTGTAATATATACGCGCGTGTTGAGAAAAActtataacaaaacaaaaattaaacgt carries:
- the LOC114177460 gene encoding FT-interacting protein 3-like, with the translated sequence MQRPPPEDFLLKETKPHLGGGKVSGDKLTSTYDLVEQMQYLYVRVVKAKDLPAKDVTGSCDPYTEVKLGNYKGTTRHFEKKSNPEWNQVFAFSKDRIQASILEVTVKDKDVVRDDFIGRVLFDLNEVPKRVPPDSPLAPQWYRLEDRKGDKAKGELMLAVWMGTQADEAFPEAWHSDAATVSGTDALANIRSKVYLSPKLWYLRVNVIEAQDLQPSDKGRYPEVFVKASLGNQTLRTRISQSRTINPMWNEDMMFVAAEPFEEPLILSVEDRVAPNKEESLGRCAIPLQMVERRLDYKPVNTKWYNIEKHVVIMEGEKKKEIKFSSKIHMRICLEGGYHVLDESTHYSSDLRPTAKQLWKSSIGVLELGILNAQGLMPMKTKDGKGTTDAYCVAKYGQKWVRTRTIIDSFAPRWNEQYTWEVFDPCTVITIGVFDNCHLHGGDKGGGAKDSKIGKVRIRLSTLETDRVYTHSYPLLVLHPNGVKKMGEIHLAVRFTCSSLLNMMHMYSLPLLPKMHYIHPLTVSQLDNLRHQATQIVSMRLSRAEPPLRKEIVEYMLDVGSHMWSMRRSKANFFRIMGVLSGLIAVGKWFDQICNWKNPITTVLIHILFIILVMYPELILPTIFLYLFLIGVWYYRWRPRHPPHMDTRLSHADSAHPDELDEEFDTFPTTRHSDIVRMRYDRLRSIAGRIQTVVGDLATQGERLQSLLSWRDPRATALFVIFCLVAAIVLYVTPFQVVALLTGIYVLRHPRFRHKLPSVPLNFFRRLPARTDCML